A window of Sebastes umbrosus isolate fSebUmb1 chromosome 3, fSebUmb1.pri, whole genome shotgun sequence contains these coding sequences:
- the gatb gene encoding glutamyl-tRNA(Gln) amidotransferase subunit B, mitochondrial, producing the protein MAVSSVAASELLHNMNKRISVLYPKGLCVIRRISTSSSRCDRQPQLREKRAPQQLVGVVGLEVHAQINANTKLFSGSSVRFSAPPNSLVSPFDASLPGTLPVLNKRCVEAAVMTGLALNCTINKKSLFDRKHYFYADLPAGYQITQQRRPIAVDGVLTYSLLGGKKRSQVIRKTVSIIQIQLEQDSGKSLHDDLRGQTLIDLNRAGVGLMELVMEPDMSCGEEAAAAVRELQLILQALGTCQANMSEGQLRVDANVSVHEPGEPLGVRTEVKNINSVRFLARAIDYEIQRQIEVLQRGGTVRNETRAYDSKSGETTPMRDKEGLQDYRFMPEPNLPPLIVYEDNASLPAGVDACQAVVVQKIREGLPELPSVKRDRLVQTYGILPEHSFTLVNEDGLVEFFEAVLKATKKEPRKVIGWVTNELVGHLKQQDMSVSQSPVSPSALAELLDLQETGHISSSVAKQVFQEMWRSSGKKTAPQIIQEQDLGLVSDTAQLHNICQKVVDSHPEEVHAIRSGNKRVLNKLMGLVQKETKGRADPVLVRAILQEKIS; encoded by the exons ATGGCTGTATCCTCTGTTGCAGCAAGTGAGCTGCTACATAATATGAATAAAAGAATATCAGTATTGTATCCAAAGGGTTTGTGTGTTATTAGGAGGATAAGTACATCAAGCTCAAGATGCGACAGACAACCGCAGCTGAGAGAGAAACG tgcTCCCCAGCAGCTGGTTGGAGTGGTGGGCTTGGAAGTCCATGCCCAAATTAACGCCAACACCAAACTGTTCTCCGGCTCATCGGTTCGCTTCTCAGCACCTCCAAACTCCCTGGTGTCGCCCTTTGACGCATCCTTACCAGGCACATTACCC GTCCTGAACAAACGATGTGTGGAGGCAGCAGTGATGACAGGATTGGCTCTCAACTGCACCATAAACAAGAAATCACTTTTTGACAGGAAACACTACTTCTACGCCGACCTCCCT GCTGGATATCAGATTACTCAGCAACGGCGGCCCATCGCAGTAGATGGCGTGCTGACTTACAGCCTccttggaggaaaaaaaaggagccaGGTGATCAGGAAAACTGTCAGCATCATACAGATCCAGCTGGAGCAGGACAGCGGCAAGAGTCTCCACGATGACCTCCGCGGCCAGACACTCATAGACCTCAACAGAGCAG GTGTAGGTCTAATGGAGCTGGTGATGGAGCCAGACATGAGCTGTGGagaggaggctgctgcagctgtcagaGAGCTGCAGCTCATCCTGCAAGCCCTGGGCACCTGTCAAGCCAACATGTCTG AGGGTCAGCTGAGAGTGGATGCCAATGTGTCCGTGCATGAACCAGGTGAGCCCCTGGGCGTCAGGACAGAGGTGAAGAACATCAACAGCGTCCGCTTCCTGGCCAGGGCTATag ACTACGAGATCCAGAGACAGATCGAGGTCCTGCAGAGAGGGGGGACGGTGCGGAACGAGACCCGGGCGTATGATTCCAAATCAGG GGAGACCACTCCTATGAGGGACAAAGAGGGTCTGCAGGACTACAG GTTCATGCCAGAGCCCAACCTGCCCCCTCTGATTGTGTATGAGGATAACGCATCGCTGCCCGCTGGCGTTGATGCGTGCCAGGCGGTGGTGGTGCAGAAGATAAGGGAAGGGCTGCCAGAGCTGCCCAGTGTCAAAAGAGACAGGCTGGTGCAAACGTACGGCATCCTGCCCGAGCACAGCTTCACCCTGGTG AACGAGGACGGGCTGGTGGAGTTCTTTGAGGCGGTGTTGAAGGCGACCAAGAAGGAGCCGAGGAAGGTGATTGGCTGGGTGACAAATGAGCTGGTGGGTCACCTCAAACAGCAAGACATGAGTGTGAGCCAGAG CCCAGTCTCTCCTTCTGCTTTGGCTGAGCTGCTGGACCTCCAGGAAACAGGACACATCTCCTCTTCGGTTGCCAAGCAG GTGTTCCAGGAGATGTGGAGGTCATCGGGTAAGAAGACGGCCCCTCAGATCATCCAGGAGCAGGATTTGGGTCTTGTTAGTGACACCGCACAGCTGCACAACATCTGCCAGAAGGTGGTGGACTCACACCCTGAGGAG gTTCACGCCATCAGAAGTGGAAACAAGAGAGTTCTGAACAAGCTGATGGGCCTGGTTCAAAAAGAGACTAAAGGCCGAGCTGACCCGGTTCTGGTGAGGGCCATTTTACAAGAGAAGATTTCGTGA
- the dctpp1 gene encoding glutamyl-tRNA(Gln) amidotransferase subunit B, mitochondrial yields the protein MMATNGKHAGGLKDDEKVSLNGSKDDFANKCVVNGAHSKLQNGGTGGKTEERFTFSTEPTVEDIRRMQAEFTDERDWNQFHQPRNLLLAMVGEVGEVSELFQWRGEVADGLPDWTEPEREQLAQELSDVMIYLVELAEKCRVDLPQAVLRKMALNRLKYPASKVHGSAKKYTEYQD from the coding sequence ATGATGGCTACAAACGGAAAGCACGCCGGTGGATTAAAAGATGACGAAAAGGTGTCTTTAAATGGCAGCAAGGACGATTTTGCTAACAAGTGTGTGGTAAACGGAGCTCACTCGAAGCTGCAGAACGGAGGAACCGGAGGGAAGACGGAGGAGAGGTTCACCTTCAGCACCGAGCCCACCGTGGAGGACATCAGGCGGATGCAGGCGGAGTTCACGGACGAGCGGGACTGGAATCAGTTCCACCAGCCCCGCAACCTGCTCCTGGCCATGGTCGGCGAGGTGGGCGAGGTGTCGGAGCTCTTCCAGTGGCGGGGCGAGGTGGCCGACGGCCTGCCGGACTGGACCGAGCCGGAGCGAGAGCAGCTGGCCCAGGAGCTCAGCGACGTCATGATCTACCTGGTGGAGCTCGCCGAGAAGTGTCGTGTTGACCTCCCACAAGCGGTGCTTCGTAAAATGGCCCTAAACAGACTGAAGTACCCCGCCAGCAAGGTGCACGGGTCGGCCAAGAAGTACACAGAGTACCAGGACTGa